GAAGGACAGGTTGCCCTTGTGGGAGCAGCTGCCCCAGCGGCTCGTGCGCTCCCCGATGATGATCCGGCTGGGGACCAGGCCGTGGGTCGCGGCGAGCTCGCACACCCGCGCCTCGAGGTGCCGCCGCGCCAGGCGGCGCAGCCAGCGCTCGAGCAGGGGCCGCGGGTCCAGGCGGTCGTCCGGCGTGAGCTGGACGCGCAGGCGGTCGTTCTCGGCGACGACACGGCCGCGGCGGCGCCCCGGTTCCGCGCCCTCGACCAGCAGCTCGCGCGGCCGGCCCAGCACCAGCACCCGGCTGCCGGTGCTCAGCTCCGGCGACCGCGGTCCCTGGCGGACGTCGAAGCGCTCGACCTGCTCGTCGATCCAGACGGCGTGCTCGCGCAGGGCCCGCTCCAGCTCGGCCAGGCTCCAGCGACGGGGCAGCACGACCTCGAGCCCCTT
The window above is part of the bacterium genome. Proteins encoded here:
- a CDS encoding SprT family zinc-dependent metalloprotease; the protein is KGLEVVLPRRWSLAELERALREHAVWIDEQVERFDVRQGPRSPELSTGSRVLVLGRPRELLVEGAEPGRRRGRVVAENDRLRVQLTPDDRLDPRPLLERWLRRLARRHLEARVCELAATHGLVPSRIIIGERTSRWGSCSHKGNLSFCYRLVMAPPAVIDAVVCHELCHLRHLNHGPGFRKLLAEVCPEHDENMSWLRDHHDDLQI